The Neodiprion virginianus isolate iyNeoVirg1 chromosome 5, iyNeoVirg1.1, whole genome shotgun sequence genome contains a region encoding:
- the LOC124305320 gene encoding GTP-binding protein 1, giving the protein MTSATSTTSTMPILAKEIFPTSAMDYASIRGKDVLVSPTEDQYELLLRRLRERIQDGGSETIFDIGVGEDGSENGLKEDEYDASVATLQSLAATLEADCVLLRQRKVDLGLIGQYLVRRRLDQQDFLEIRVAVVGNVDAGKSTLLGVLTHGELDNGRGLARQKLFRHKHEAETGRTSSVGNDILGFDSIGNVVNKPEHGSLDWVKICEKSSKVITFIDLAGHERYLKTTVFGMTGHAPDFGMLMVGANAGIVGMTKEHLGLALALSVPVFVVVTKIDMCPPNVLQENLRLLVRILKSPGCRKVPVMVKCQDDVVISATNFVSERLCPIFQVSNVNGENLHLLKMFLNLLTARMTSHDDEPAEFQIDDTYSVPGVGTVVSGTTLKGVIKLNDTLLLGPDPLGYFIPIAVKSIHRKRMPVREVRGGQTASFALKKIKRSQIRKGMVMVSPLLNPQACWEFEGEILVLHHPTTISSRYQAMVHCGSIRQTASILTMSQDCLRTGDKALVHFKFIKHPEYIKPGQRMVFREGRTKAVGNVLRLIPHSGPTGSQTMRGNKPNKVQQSRQNGSAMMPLTQMPDVADQNSPFEVSADKRENMPQRSGSGGKKGRGRRGGRGRPHNATSGNVQPLSEQNPPAKV; this is encoded by the exons ATGACGTCTGCAACATCGACTACTTCAACAATGCCCATACTGGCAAAGGAAATTTTTCCTACTTCTGCAATGGACTATGCTAGCATCAGGGGAAAG GATGTCCTTGTTAGTCCAACAGAGGATCAGTACGAATTGCTACTGAGACGACTAAGAGAAAGAATTCAGGATGGCGGAAGTGAGACAATATTTGACATCGGTGTTGGGGAAG ATGGTTCTGAGAATGGTCTGAAAGAGGATGAGTACGATGCATCTGTAGCCACTCTGCAGTCTCTGGCAGCAACTTTGGAAGCAGACTGTGTTCTGCTGAGGCAACGAAAAGTGGATCTGGGACTCATAGGACAATATTTGGTCAGAAGACGCTTAGACCAACAAGATTTTCTTGAAATAAG AGTTGCTGTTGTTGGCAACGTAGATGCTGGAAAGTCAACCCTATTGGGTGTCCTAACTCATGGCGAGCTCGATAATGGACGAGGGTTGGCTAGGCAGAAGTTGTTTCGTCACAAGCACGAAGCTGAAACTGGAAGGACAAGTTCTGTCGGAAATGACATTCTTGGTTTTGATAGCATTG GAAATGTCGTGAACAAACCAGAACATGGTTCCCTAGACTGGGTCAAGATCTGCGAAAAGTCTTCCAAAGTCATCACGTTTATTGACCTCGCTGGACACGAGCGTTATCTTAAAACTACAGTTTTTGGCATGACTGGGCATGCACCTGACTTTG GTATGCTGATGGTTGGTGCCAACGCAGGCATCGTTGGCATGACTAAGGAGCACTTAGGTCTGGCTCTAGCATTATCTGTCCCAGTATTTGTAGTGGTGACAAAAATTGACATGTGCCCACCGAATGTACTGCAGGAAAATTTACGACTACTAGTTCGTATCCTAAAATCACCAGGATGCAGAAAAGTTCCAGTTATGGTAAAGTGCCAGGATGACGTAGTCATCAGTGCTACTAATTTCGTGTCCGAAAG GCTGTGCCCCATTTTTCAAGTGTCAAATGTAAACGGTGAGAATCTTCACCTTCTCAAAATGTTTCTCAATTTGTTAACTGCTCGAATGACCAGTCATGACGACGAGCCAGCGGAGTTTCAAATAGATGACACATATTCTGTTCCC GGTGTTGGAACAGTCGTTTCAGGAACGACTCTCAAAGGCGTAATTAAGCTAAATGATACTCTGTTGTTGGGACCAGATCCATTGGGATACTTCATACCAATCGCTGTAAAAAGTATTCATAGAAAGAGAATGCCGGTCCGTGAAGTACGTGGAGGTCAAACAGCAAGTTTTgccttgaaaaaaatcaaaagatcCCAAATTCGTAAGGGAATGGTAATGGTTTCACCTCTACTGAATCCCCAAGCTTGTTGGGAATTCGAGGGTGAAATTTTGGTACTACATCACCCTACTACTATCAGCTCAAGATATCAGGCTATGG tGCATTGCGGCAGCATAAGACAAACAGCTTCCATTCTAACAATGTCGCAAGACTGTCTCAGAACAGGAGATAAAGCTCTGGTGCactttaaatttattaaacatCCTGAGTATATAAAACCAGGGCAACGTATGGTCTTCAGGGAAGGGCGAACAAAAGCTGTTGGCAATGTTTTACGACTCATACCCCACTCTGGACCTACTGGTTCGCAAACAATGAGGGGCAATAAGCCTAACAAAGTACAGCAGAGTCGTCAGAATGGCTCTGCAATGATGCCTCTTACACAA ATGCCAGATGTAGCAGACCAAAATTCACCCTTCGAAGTGTCTGCTGATAAGCGCGAAAATATGCCACAAAGATCGGGCTCTGGCGGCAAAAAGGGACGTGGCCGAAGAGGGGGACGAGGACGACCCCACAATGCGACAAGCGGAAATGTACAACCTTTATCTGAACAAAACCCTCCAGCCaaagtttaa
- the LOC124305336 gene encoding protein YIPF3-like: protein MAYKGSAVILVPTDSKQYCVKVDGHVSFVNRYMKVTPYDIGRRIIASLGPPCNKKFRIENIDLVGPLLAVLILIAILHYGYRIKEPSATDLTMAPVTSVLLYIVVNPCLGFVLCKLARASMVFWDLVGLLGYALYSHLITLILSLMIYQEESNAFFFLCLLSFGGLSALRVCILLITSIPKPAARLLVCSTLFINHLLFLIFLHFTYMHPTFIYGRGSDKRVPTKIHTNL from the coding sequence ATGGCGTACAAAGGATCAGCCGTTATATTGGTGCCTACAGATTCCAAACAATATTGCGTTAAAGTTGATGGCCATGTTTCGTTTGTCAATCGTTATATGAAAGTTACACCCTACGATATTGGAAGACGGATTATAGCTTCCCTCGGACCTCCTTGTAACAAGAAAtttagaattgaaaatatagaTCTAGTAGGACCCCTCCTAGCAGTCTTAATTTTGATTGCAATTCTACATTACGGATATAGGATTAAAGAGCCGTCGGCTACAGATTTAACTATGGCTCCTGTAACTTCAGTGCTGCTATATATTGTTGTGAATCCCTGTCTAGGTTTTGTGCTATGTAAATTGGCACGCGCAAGTATGGTATTCTGGGATTTAGTTGGGTTGTTGGGCTATGCCTTGTATTCTCATCTCATAACGTTAATTCTGAGCCTTATGATATATCAAGAAGAAAGTAACGCCTTCTTTTTCCTATGTTTACTTTCATTTGGAGGACTGAGTGCTCTTAGAGTATGTATCCTTCTTATAACTAGTATACCCAAACCTGCTGCTCGACTTTTAGTTTGTTCTACATTATTCATAAATCACTTGTTATTCTTAATTTTCTTACACTTTACCTATATGCATCCGACGTTTATATACGGCAGAGGCAGCGACAAACGTGTACCCacaaaaatacatacaaatttgtaa
- the LOC124305339 gene encoding mediator of RNA polymerase II transcription subunit 9, whose amino-acid sequence MMEVVEIAEEAPARSQFTVDDLDIEILPLVYEIIRSVEKDPHDNTQKAKDSQDTSHKILDLQKKLDSARSQIKKLPGIEYSKEEQLQKLETLRRQLKLKRELLLKYRNMCTFDVPKV is encoded by the exons ATGATGGAAGTTGTTGAGATAGCAGAGGAAGCGCCTGCTCGAAGTCAGTTCACAGTCGACGATCTAGACATAGAAATTCTACCGCTTGTTTACGAAATAATCCGAAG CGTGGAAAAAGATCCTCATGACAACACCCAAAAAGCTAAGGACTCTCAGGATACGAGTCACAAAATACtagatttacaaaaaaaattggactCTGCACGATCACAG ataaaaaaattgcctgGGATAGAATATAGCAAAGAGGAGCAATTACAGAAGCTAGAAACACTTCGCAGGCAGCTCAAGTTGAAGCGAGAACTACTACTCAAGTATCGTAATATGTGCACATTCGACGTACCCAAAGTATAA
- the LOC124305337 gene encoding 60S ribosomal protein L10 — protein sequence MGRRPARCYRYCKNKPYPKSRFCRGVPDPKIRIFDLGKKKACVEDFPLCVHLVSDEYEQLSSEALEAGRICCNKYMVKNAGKDQFHIRMRLHPFHVIRINKMLSCAGADRLQTGMRGAFGKPQGTVARVRIGQPIMSVRSSDRHKAVVIEALRRAKFKFPGRQKIYVSKKWGFTKYERAEYEDLKVAGRLAQDGCNVKYLPEHGPLDAWKKFRESLASA from the exons ATGGGACGCCGGCCAGCGAGGTG TTATCGCTACTGCAAAAACAAACCATATCCTAAGTCTCGTTTCTGTCGGGGTGTCCCTGACCCAAAGATTCGTATCTTTGACTTGGGAAAGAAGAAGGCATGTGTTGAAGACTTTCCACTCTGCGTTCATTTGGTTTCTGACGAATATGAACAGCTTAGCTCAGAAGCTCTAGAAGCAGGTCGTATTTGCTGCAACAAATACATGGTCAAAAATGCTGGCAAAGATCAGTTCCACATTAGGATGCGACTCCACCCTTTCCACGTCATTCGCATCAACAAAATGTTGTCATGCGCTGGAGCTGATAG GCTCCAAACTGGGATGAGAGGAGCCTTTGGTAAGCCTCAAGGTACTGTTGCTCGTGTCCGAATCGGGCAGCCGATCATGAGTGTGCGCTCATCGGACCGTCACAAGGCGGTAGTTATCGAGGCTCTACGGCGTGCCAAGTTCAAGTTCCCTGGTCGTCAAAAGATCTACGTTTCTAAGAAGTGGGGATTTACCAAGTACGAACGTGCCGAATACGAGGATCTGAAGGTAGCTGGTCGTCTTGCCCAAGATGGCTGCAATGTCAAATATCTTCCAGAGCACGGACCCCTAGACGCGTGGAAGAAGTTCAGAGAAAGCCTGGCCAGTGCCTAA
- the LOC124305322 gene encoding probable E3 ubiquitin-protein ligase MGRN1 isoform X1, protein MGSLTSRQNAGVEEVDIVSNHAYKYPPRSGSYFGSHFIMGGERFDTPQPEAYLFGENADLNFLGSRPTPFPYPPPQANDPTKTLKSLVNIRKESLRLVRIIDQTSTSSQHHNSKHYGDGDTDYKPTRFNIEFTFDCDVRCAITVYYFCTEDVTANGVVYIPRDPSMNSETYHYKKGTNQQFSQSSHIFDPTLYNEEDLVYNPDREVIPIAIHCVAEEGTEEPKQSHTTIAVIEKHSDGSYVLKALKQKLYVDGLCYLIQEIYGIENKNSENAKQQGSDEDTEDSGSECVICMCDVRDTLILPCRHLCLCNGCADSLRYQANNCPICRAPFRALLQIKALQKATGAILSNPPLAEGSCENIPPGYEAVSLIEALNGPYTPRATVLPIESLDTPDTDTASAIQAAEILNRSAERTPVSKHASPKDTEKSPRTSGMPCATPEFRMSVLLARDEISGSQKDLRSRSPVARAKVISRPRDKTALRTRDTLRLVNEKQSTAIDEGQDDDSEAEKLSPLLDAVTSTEALDTSLHPMHNIEPIDDLDIDDELQVENGSVKNVDRTNEKNLH, encoded by the exons atggGCTCACTAACCAGCAGACAAAATGCTGGTGTCGAAGAAGTCGACATAGTTTCAAACCATGCCTACAAATATCCTCCGCGTTCGG GCAGTTATTTTGGAAGCCACTTTATAATGGGTGGTGAGAGGTTCGATACACCTCAACCGGAAGCTTACCTTTTCGGAGAAAATGCTGATTTAAATTTCCTCGGAAGTAGGCCAACTCCG TTTCCATATCCTCCGCCTCAAGCCAACGATCCAACAAAGACTCTGAAAAGTCTGGTTAACATACGGAAGGAATCACTACGGCTAGTGCGTATCATAGACCAAACATCAACTTCGTCGCAACACCATAATAGTAAGCATTACGGAGATGGAGATACCGACTATAAACCTACCAGGTTTAACATAGAATTTACTTTCGACTGTGACGTTAGATGTGCCATAAcggtttattatttttgtactgAGGATGTAACCGCTAATGGAGTTGT GTATATACCTCGAGATCCTTCGATGAATTCTGAGACATATCATTATAAAAAGGGTACTAATCAACAGTTCAGCCAATCGTCTCATATTTTTGATCCAACTCTATACAACGAGGAAGATTTAGTATACAATCCAGACAGAGAG GTCATTCCAATCGCAATTCACTGCGTTGCAGAGGAGGGAACGGAGGAGCCAAAACAGTCTCATACTACTATCGCTGTTATAGAAAAACATTCCGATGGATCGTACGTGTTAAAAGCATTGAAACAAAAGCTATACGTAGATGGGCTTTGTTATCTAATTCAAGAAATTTACGGCATTGAAAATAAGAACAGCGAAAATGCTAAG CAACAAGGAAGCGATGAAGATACTGAAGATAGTGGATCTGAATGCGTTATATGCATGTGTGATGTACGTGATACATTGATTCTACCTTGTAGGCACTTGTGCCTGTGTAATGGGTGTGCGGACTCGTTGCGGTATCAGGCAAATAATTGTCCTATATGTCGAGCACCTTTCAGGGCTTTGTTGCAAATTAAAGCTTTGCAGAAAGCGACTGGGGCAATACTGTCCAATCCGCCACTGGCTGAG GGTAGTTGTGAAAATATACCACCTGGCTATGAGGCAGTATCGCTCATAGAAGCTTTGAATGGCCCTTATACACCAAGAGCAACGGTCCTACCAATTGAGTCCCTGGATACTCCTGACACAGACACAGCCAGTGCTATTCAAGCTGCTGAAATTTTAAATCG ATCAGCTGAGCGTACGCCAGTTTCGAAACATGCATCTCCAAAAGATACGGAGAAGTCACCAAGAACTAGTGGTATGCCTTGTGCAACACCCGAGTTCCGAATGTCTGTTCTACTTGCAAGGGATGAAATTTCTGGTTCTCAAAAAGATCTTCGCAGTCGTTCTCCAGTTGCACGAGCCAAAGTAATTAGTCGTCCACGTGACAAAACGGCCCTTCGTACAAGAGACACATTAAGACTCGTTAATGAGAAGCAATCAACTGCTATCGATGAG GGACAAGATGATGATAGTGAAGCAGAGAAACTATCTCCTTTATTGGACGCAGTTACAAGCACAGAAGCATTGGATACCAGTCTTCATCCGATGCATAACATAGAGCCTATAGATGATTTGGATATCGATGACGAATTGCAAGTAGAAAACGGAAGTGTGAAGAACGTGGATCGTactaatgagaaaaatttacactaA
- the LOC124305322 gene encoding E3 ubiquitin ligase Rnf157 isoform X2 has protein sequence MGSLTSRQNAGVEEVDIVSNHAYKYPPRSGSYFGSHFIMGGERFDTPQPEAYLFGENADLNFLGSRPTPFPYPPPQANDPTKTLKSLVNIRKESLRLVRIIDQTSTSSQHHNSKHYGDGDTDYKPTRFNIEFTFDCDVRCAITVYYFCTEDVTANGVVYIPRDPSMNSETYHYKKGTNQQFSQSSHIFDPTLYNEEDLVYNPDREVIPIAIHCVAEEGTEEPKQSHTTIAVIEKHSDGSYVLKALKQKLYVDGLCYLIQEIYGIENKNSENAKQQGSDEDTEDSGSECVICMCDVRDTLILPCRHLCLCNGCADSLRYQANNCPICRAPFRALLQIKALQKATGAILSNPPLAEGSCENIPPGYEAVSLIEALNGPYTPRATVLPIESLDTPDTDTASAIQAAEILNRDEISGSQKDLRSRSPVARAKVISRPRDKTALRTRDTLRLVNEKQSTAIDEGQDDDSEAEKLSPLLDAVTSTEALDTSLHPMHNIEPIDDLDIDDELQVENGSVKNVDRTNEKNLH, from the exons atggGCTCACTAACCAGCAGACAAAATGCTGGTGTCGAAGAAGTCGACATAGTTTCAAACCATGCCTACAAATATCCTCCGCGTTCGG GCAGTTATTTTGGAAGCCACTTTATAATGGGTGGTGAGAGGTTCGATACACCTCAACCGGAAGCTTACCTTTTCGGAGAAAATGCTGATTTAAATTTCCTCGGAAGTAGGCCAACTCCG TTTCCATATCCTCCGCCTCAAGCCAACGATCCAACAAAGACTCTGAAAAGTCTGGTTAACATACGGAAGGAATCACTACGGCTAGTGCGTATCATAGACCAAACATCAACTTCGTCGCAACACCATAATAGTAAGCATTACGGAGATGGAGATACCGACTATAAACCTACCAGGTTTAACATAGAATTTACTTTCGACTGTGACGTTAGATGTGCCATAAcggtttattatttttgtactgAGGATGTAACCGCTAATGGAGTTGT GTATATACCTCGAGATCCTTCGATGAATTCTGAGACATATCATTATAAAAAGGGTACTAATCAACAGTTCAGCCAATCGTCTCATATTTTTGATCCAACTCTATACAACGAGGAAGATTTAGTATACAATCCAGACAGAGAG GTCATTCCAATCGCAATTCACTGCGTTGCAGAGGAGGGAACGGAGGAGCCAAAACAGTCTCATACTACTATCGCTGTTATAGAAAAACATTCCGATGGATCGTACGTGTTAAAAGCATTGAAACAAAAGCTATACGTAGATGGGCTTTGTTATCTAATTCAAGAAATTTACGGCATTGAAAATAAGAACAGCGAAAATGCTAAG CAACAAGGAAGCGATGAAGATACTGAAGATAGTGGATCTGAATGCGTTATATGCATGTGTGATGTACGTGATACATTGATTCTACCTTGTAGGCACTTGTGCCTGTGTAATGGGTGTGCGGACTCGTTGCGGTATCAGGCAAATAATTGTCCTATATGTCGAGCACCTTTCAGGGCTTTGTTGCAAATTAAAGCTTTGCAGAAAGCGACTGGGGCAATACTGTCCAATCCGCCACTGGCTGAG GGTAGTTGTGAAAATATACCACCTGGCTATGAGGCAGTATCGCTCATAGAAGCTTTGAATGGCCCTTATACACCAAGAGCAACGGTCCTACCAATTGAGTCCCTGGATACTCCTGACACAGACACAGCCAGTGCTATTCAAGCTGCTGAAATTTTAAATCG GGATGAAATTTCTGGTTCTCAAAAAGATCTTCGCAGTCGTTCTCCAGTTGCACGAGCCAAAGTAATTAGTCGTCCACGTGACAAAACGGCCCTTCGTACAAGAGACACATTAAGACTCGTTAATGAGAAGCAATCAACTGCTATCGATGAG GGACAAGATGATGATAGTGAAGCAGAGAAACTATCTCCTTTATTGGACGCAGTTACAAGCACAGAAGCATTGGATACCAGTCTTCATCCGATGCATAACATAGAGCCTATAGATGATTTGGATATCGATGACGAATTGCAAGTAGAAAACGGAAGTGTGAAGAACGTGGATCGTactaatgagaaaaatttacactaA